A genome region from Brassica oleracea var. oleracea cultivar TO1000 chromosome C2, BOL, whole genome shotgun sequence includes the following:
- the LOC106322604 gene encoding uncharacterized protein LOC106322604 isoform X3, which produces MCSEPCPVVGEEKQSTRTSKRIKKRKHIAMDDSSPSNLETSRKQIRTKKKKPKFLSLKLELNTSHEIDESPVTTTNKKKQSTTRGGAEKKRMETVGGGEKEEDQYDTVAAYLFNSTTDNSTISSIHDLLPSSAEDVDCGGGGRDMSPYDIKEHGSTSTSSLLRTAMRKGASKEEATAERWVSYSEVVDEVMSRSGTPRCCGGDGNDGRTSLALKLDYEQIMEAWPDKGTLYVDGEPPQTVPDLHASADVVTGGGEAGSLWTVPEMETTETLWRGHREASLLRYKEKRQSRLFSKRIRYQVRKLNAEKRPRVKVFIRL; this is translated from the exons ATGTGTAGTGAACCTTGTCCTGTGGTCGGAGAAGAAAAACAGAGTACGAGAACATCGAAGAGGATCAAGAAGAGGAAACACATAGCCATGGATGATAGCTCTCCTTCGAATCTTGAAACGTCTCGTAAGCAGATCAGAACAAAGAAGAAGAAACCAAAGTTCCTCAGTCTCAAGCTTGAACTCAACACTTCTCACGAGATCGACGAGAGTCCCGTAACCACGACGAACAAGAAGAAGCAGAGCACGACGAGAGGAGGTGCTGAGAAGAAGAGAATGGAGACAGTGGGAGGAGGAGAGAAAGAAGAAGATCAATACGACACCGTGGCGGCTTACCTCTTCAACTCCACCACCGACAACAGCACAATCTCTTCGATTCACGATCTGCTCCCTTCCTCCGCAGAAGATGTAGATTGCGGCGGAGGAGGAAGGGACATGTCTCCGTACGACATTAAAGAGCATGGATCAACGTCTACTTCTTCGCTTCTACGGACGGCGATGAGGAAAGGAGCGAGCAAGGAGGAAGCTACGGCGGAGCGGTGGGTGAGTTATTCGGAGGTTGTGGACGAGGTGATGAGTCGGAGCGGAACTCCACGGTGTTGCGGCGGAGATGGAAACGATGGAAGGACTTCGCTGGCTCTGAAGCTTGATTATGAGCAGATCATGGAGGCTTGGCCGGATAAAGGTACTCTTTATGTCGACGGAGAACCGCCGCAGACGGTGCCGGACTTGCATGCTTCTGCTGAT GTGGTTACCGGCGGCGGAGAGGCAGGGAGTTTATGGACTGTGCCGGAGATGGAGACGACGGAGACGTTATGGAGAGGGCATAGAGAAGCGAGCTTGCTACGGTATAAAGAGAAACGACAAAGTCGCCTTTTCTCTAAGCGGATCCGATACCAAGTTCGTAAACTCAACGCTGAGAAACGTCCTCGTGTTAAA GTGTTTATACGATTATAG
- the LOC106324830 gene encoding alpha/beta hydrolase domain-containing protein 17B-like — translation MGGVTSSIAAKLAFCPPSPSSYRLVSDEVTGLLLMNPFPHRENVEVLKLPTRKGTEIVAVHVRHPMATSTLLYSHGNAADLGQMYELFIELSIHLKVNLMGYDYSGYGQSTGKPSESHTYSDIEAAYKCLEESYGAKQEDVILYGQSVGSGPTLDLAARLPQLRAAVLHSPILSGLRVMYPVKKTYWFDIYKNIDKITLVNCPVLVIHGTSDEVVDCSHGKQLWELSKEKYEPLWLEGGSHCDLEHYPEYIKHLKKFMTAVERPLSSRESTCHSENQSSDVEMPRQSVDRREKPPRQSVDRREKEKPPKGPSKKSKLRLTFEQHLDRSRRSVDLHDKSRKSVGHNHQTERGRKSVDRMDRVRSE, via the exons ATGGGAGGGGTGACGTCATCAATTGCGGCGAAGCTGGCTTTCTGTCCGCCGAGTCCGTCGTCTTACAGGCTCGTCTCCGACGAAGTGACGGGACTTCTTCTGATGAACCCGTTTCCTCACCGTGAAAACGTGGAAGTCTTAAAGCTTCCGACGCGTAAAGGAACAGAGATCGTAGCTGTGCACGTGAGACACCCGATGGCTACCTCTACTCTGCTTTACTCACATGGAAACGCAGCCGATCTGGGGCAGATGTATGAGCTCTTCATCGAGCTCAGCATCCATCTCAAGGTTAATCTTATGGG GTATGATTACTCAGGGTATGGACAGTCTACTGGAAAG CCGAGTGAGAGCCATACATATTCTGATATAGAAGCTGCTTATAAATGTCTTGAAGAGAGCTATGGAGCAAAACAGGAAGATGTGATCCTTTATGGCCAATCTGTAGGAAGTGGACCTACATTAGATCTCGCTGCTCGGTTGCCTCAGTTGAGAGCTGCTGTTCTCCATAGCCCGATTCTTTCGGGTCTTAGAGTAATGTATCCGGTCAAGAAGACGTACTGGTTCGACATCTACAAG AACATCGACAAGATCACACTTGTGAATTGCCCGGTTCTTGTCATTCAC GGAACTTCAGATGAAGTTGTTGACTGTTCCCATGGAAAACAGCTATGGGAACTCTCTAAAGAGAAGTATGAACCGCTTTGGCTCGAAGGTGGTAGCCATTGCGATCTAGAACACTACCCTGAATACATCAAACACCTTAAGAAATTCATGACAGCCGTAGAGAGACCTCTCTCCTCGAGGGAGAGCACGTGCCATTCAGAGAACCAGAGCAGCGATGTGGAAATGCCGAGGCAGAGCGTAGATAGAAGAGAGAAGCCACCAAGGCAAAGTGTCGATAGAAGGGAGAAAGAGAAACCGCCAAAGGGTCCTTCCAAGAAGAGTAAGCTGAGACTCACTTTCGAGCAGCATTTAGATCGGTCGAGGAGGAGCGTTGACCTCCACGACAAGTCAAGGAAGAGCGTTGGCCATAATCATCAGACTGAGAGAGGGAGGAAGAGTGTTGATAGAATGGATAGAGTACGGTCTGAATAA
- the LOC106322604 gene encoding uncharacterized protein LOC106322604 isoform X1, whose protein sequence is MCSEPCPVVGEEKQSTRTSKRIKKRKHIAMDDSSPSNLETSRKQIRTKKKKPKFLSLKLELNTSHEIDESPVTTTNKKKQSTTRGGAEKKRMETVGGGEKEEDQYDTVAAYLFNSTTDNSTISSIHDLLPSSAEDVDCGGGGRDMSPYDIKEHGSTSTSSLLRTAMRKGASKEEATAERWVSYSEVVDEVMSRSGTPRCCGGDGNDGRTSLALKLDYEQIMEAWPDKGTLYVDGEPPQTVPDLHASADVVTGGGEAGSLWTVPEMETTETLWRGHREASLLRYKEKRQSRLFSKRIRYQVRKLNAEKRPRVKGRFVKRDDL, encoded by the exons ATGTGTAGTGAACCTTGTCCTGTGGTCGGAGAAGAAAAACAGAGTACGAGAACATCGAAGAGGATCAAGAAGAGGAAACACATAGCCATGGATGATAGCTCTCCTTCGAATCTTGAAACGTCTCGTAAGCAGATCAGAACAAAGAAGAAGAAACCAAAGTTCCTCAGTCTCAAGCTTGAACTCAACACTTCTCACGAGATCGACGAGAGTCCCGTAACCACGACGAACAAGAAGAAGCAGAGCACGACGAGAGGAGGTGCTGAGAAGAAGAGAATGGAGACAGTGGGAGGAGGAGAGAAAGAAGAAGATCAATACGACACCGTGGCGGCTTACCTCTTCAACTCCACCACCGACAACAGCACAATCTCTTCGATTCACGATCTGCTCCCTTCCTCCGCAGAAGATGTAGATTGCGGCGGAGGAGGAAGGGACATGTCTCCGTACGACATTAAAGAGCATGGATCAACGTCTACTTCTTCGCTTCTACGGACGGCGATGAGGAAAGGAGCGAGCAAGGAGGAAGCTACGGCGGAGCGGTGGGTGAGTTATTCGGAGGTTGTGGACGAGGTGATGAGTCGGAGCGGAACTCCACGGTGTTGCGGCGGAGATGGAAACGATGGAAGGACTTCGCTGGCTCTGAAGCTTGATTATGAGCAGATCATGGAGGCTTGGCCGGATAAAGGTACTCTTTATGTCGACGGAGAACCGCCGCAGACGGTGCCGGACTTGCATGCTTCTGCTGAT GTGGTTACCGGCGGCGGAGAGGCAGGGAGTTTATGGACTGTGCCGGAGATGGAGACGACGGAGACGTTATGGAGAGGGCATAGAGAAGCGAGCTTGCTACGGTATAAAGAGAAACGACAAAGTCGCCTTTTCTCTAAGCGGATCCGATACCAAGTTCGTAAACTCAACGCTGAGAAACGTCCTCGTGTTAAA GGTCGGTTTGTGAAGAGAGACGATTTGTAA
- the LOC106322604 gene encoding uncharacterized protein LOC106322604 isoform X2, producing MCSEPCPVVGEEKQSTRTSKRIKKRKHIAMDDSSPSNLETSRKQIRTKKKKPKFLSLKLELNTSHEIDESPVTTTNKKKQSTTRGGAEKKRMETVGGGEKEEDQYDTVAAYLFNSTTDNSTISSIHDLLPSSAEDVDCGGGGRDMSPYDIKEHGSTSTSSLLRTAMRKGASKEEATAERWVSYSEVVDEVMSRSGTPRCCGGDGNDGRTSLALKLDYEQIMEAWPDKGTLYVDGEPPQTVPDLHASADVVTGGGEAGSLWTVPEMETTETLWRGHREASLLRYKEKRQSRLFSKRIRYQVRKLNAEKRPRVKSTRCTIKI from the exons ATGTGTAGTGAACCTTGTCCTGTGGTCGGAGAAGAAAAACAGAGTACGAGAACATCGAAGAGGATCAAGAAGAGGAAACACATAGCCATGGATGATAGCTCTCCTTCGAATCTTGAAACGTCTCGTAAGCAGATCAGAACAAAGAAGAAGAAACCAAAGTTCCTCAGTCTCAAGCTTGAACTCAACACTTCTCACGAGATCGACGAGAGTCCCGTAACCACGACGAACAAGAAGAAGCAGAGCACGACGAGAGGAGGTGCTGAGAAGAAGAGAATGGAGACAGTGGGAGGAGGAGAGAAAGAAGAAGATCAATACGACACCGTGGCGGCTTACCTCTTCAACTCCACCACCGACAACAGCACAATCTCTTCGATTCACGATCTGCTCCCTTCCTCCGCAGAAGATGTAGATTGCGGCGGAGGAGGAAGGGACATGTCTCCGTACGACATTAAAGAGCATGGATCAACGTCTACTTCTTCGCTTCTACGGACGGCGATGAGGAAAGGAGCGAGCAAGGAGGAAGCTACGGCGGAGCGGTGGGTGAGTTATTCGGAGGTTGTGGACGAGGTGATGAGTCGGAGCGGAACTCCACGGTGTTGCGGCGGAGATGGAAACGATGGAAGGACTTCGCTGGCTCTGAAGCTTGATTATGAGCAGATCATGGAGGCTTGGCCGGATAAAGGTACTCTTTATGTCGACGGAGAACCGCCGCAGACGGTGCCGGACTTGCATGCTTCTGCTGAT GTGGTTACCGGCGGCGGAGAGGCAGGGAGTTTATGGACTGTGCCGGAGATGGAGACGACGGAGACGTTATGGAGAGGGCATAGAGAAGCGAGCTTGCTACGGTATAAAGAGAAACGACAAAGTCGCCTTTTCTCTAAGCGGATCCGATACCAAGTTCGTAAACTCAACGCTGAGAAACGTCCTCGTGTTAAA